From the genome of Terriglobia bacterium, one region includes:
- a CDS encoding ABC transporter ATP-binding protein has translation MITVENLTKRYPAKTAIEGMSFQVEKGEILGFLGPNGAGKTTTMRIITGFMPATAGSVRVDGFDVFENPLDVRRRIGYLPENPPLYLEMNVAGYLRFVAKIKGVPGEKLDSEVARVMDRVNITDVRERIIAKLSKGYKQRVGLAQALLNDPPVLILDEPTIGLDPKQILEVRELIKDLAGNHTVVLSTHILPEVEQTCHRVIIIDHGKIVAVDTPRNLRSQLQGGERISVEVQGPAAEVMSKLKAMDGVVEVRKVGETDGRQRLQIESELRKDIRSDLARMIVQSGWGLYELQSASMSLEDIFLKLTTAEEAEKQGT, from the coding sequence TTGATTACCGTTGAGAACCTCACGAAGCGTTATCCCGCGAAAACCGCGATCGAAGGAATGTCCTTCCAGGTGGAGAAGGGCGAGATCCTCGGGTTCCTGGGTCCGAACGGCGCAGGAAAAACGACAACCATGCGCATCATTACCGGGTTCATGCCCGCGACGGCCGGCAGCGTCCGCGTGGATGGTTTTGATGTCTTCGAAAACCCGCTGGACGTCCGCCGGCGGATCGGCTACCTGCCGGAAAATCCGCCGCTCTATCTGGAAATGAACGTCGCGGGTTATCTGCGGTTTGTTGCCAAGATCAAAGGCGTTCCCGGCGAGAAACTGGACAGCGAAGTCGCGCGCGTGATGGACCGCGTGAACATCACCGACGTCCGCGAGCGGATCATTGCCAAGCTCTCCAAAGGTTATAAGCAGCGCGTCGGTCTGGCCCAGGCGCTGTTGAACGATCCGCCGGTTTTGATACTGGATGAACCGACGATCGGTCTGGATCCGAAACAGATCCTTGAAGTCCGGGAGCTCATCAAGGATCTTGCGGGGAATCACACGGTTGTACTGTCGACACACATTCTTCCCGAAGTCGAACAGACCTGCCATCGCGTCATCATCATCGATCACGGAAAAATCGTTGCCGTCGATACGCCAAGAAACCTCCGGTCACAGCTCCAGGGCGGCGAACGCATTTCGGTTGAAGTTCAAGGGCCGGCCGCGGAAGTCATGTCGAAGTTGAAGGCGATGGACGGTGTCGTCGAGGTTCGGAAAGTCGGAGAGACCGACGGGCGCCAGCGGCTGCAGATCGAAAGCGAACTGCGAAAAGACATCCGCAGCGATCTGGCCCGCATGATCGTCCAGAGCGGCTGGGGACTCTACGAGCTGCAGTCGGCGAGTATGAGTCTCGAAGATATCTTCTTAAAACTGACAACCGCCGAGGAGGCCGAAAAACAGGGGACGTAA